TGGGTGAGAAATTGTTCCGTGCTCATCAACACATTCTGGCGGCACGGTCGCCGGCCTTCAAGGCAGAGCTTTTGGACCCAATGACAAAGGAGGACCCTACAAACCCCGTCAATGTTCATGACATGACGTCCGACATCTTCGAGGCACTTCTTCATTTCATGTACACTGATACACTCCCACATGGTAGCGATCTTGAGAAAACCGGGATATTGTGGCGTTTGTTGGCTGTCGGAGATTGATATGGACTGGACAGCCTGGTGACGATTTGCGAAGGGAAGCTATGCCAAAACATAAACGAGCAAATAGTTGCGACCACCCTAACTTTAGCAAAGCAGCATGATCGCGCGCGACTGAAAAATGCTTGCATCACATTTGTGTCGTCGCAGGATGTGCTCGATGTTGTCAAGGAAACCGATGGATTCAAGCACCTCATGAGAAGCTGTCCATGGGCCCTGGTGGATATCATAAAACAGAAGCTGTCTTCACCGGGGGTATGCGTAATTTATGCTAGAATTTTCTCTGAATAAATTTCTTTCATAACAAAAGATTGTCGCATTCAGTATCTGTTTTTATTTTCTGAGCCTCTCCCAAGATGGTTTGCACTATGAATTCTAAAAACAGCCATATACATCATCGTTTGCCGGGTTATTTTCATCTGGACAACATGGTTTGGACTTTGGACTTTGGGCTGAATTAGCATAGCATATATATCTGTTCTGTTTTCATGCGCTGATACTGGTACCCCAAGGGCGTATGATTAGAGTAGATGCCTAGATAGTTTTCTCAACCTGACCTCATTGTGCTTTACACAGTTTTCAATTTCTTTTTACAGTTTATTACAACTTTGCATACCTTGTTTCCTGTCTTTGGGTTTGCAATCAGGCTGCACGGAGCCAGCCGGGTAGGATCCCCAGATCACGCAACATGAAGCTGTGGTCCTCGCGAGTTCGCCGTGCAGTTTTGCCCTCCGTCTGCGTCCTGGCGCTGACCCCCTTTGTTGGCCTCTATTTTTACATGCACAACGGCCGTTGTTTTACATAGGATGGGAACGAGGCAAGCCGTGCTTGGCTCCTCGGGCTCCGCTCATACAGTCCTGTACGAAATTTGTATACGCTCAGCTCCGATGTATGATGAGTATGACTGGGCTGGAAGGGTGCCTCGACACTCGAATTAATATCATTAGGTGCCTTGTGGAATTCATATTGTAgatctttagtattgtagatgatgatatttttagtataaatttgatcaaactttgcaaagtttgacttaagGCAAATCTTACATACAAGATAAAAAGAAACAGGTGGAATATCTTTGTAATAAGCACCTGTTCGGCCACTCTCCGCGGAGCGGAGCCGGCGGAGCGCCTTTTTAGCAGCCGTAGGAATAAGACGGCCAGCatagttttttgttgttgttaattgTTTGTGTCTTTTCTGTCTCCGTCGTACTCTATGTTCCTTGATATTATCAGATTTATTAAGATGATTTGGGTGTCTTTTCTTAGAAAAAATATTTTTGTTGAACGGCAGGTATATGCATTAAGCAAGGGCAATTCAACCCTTGTATACAAAAAAAAGTGAGAATTTTTTTTGCCAAGTTTTCTTTTCGAAACAAAATTGCTGGCCGCCTGGCCCATCTAATCCAGAGCTAAGCAAACGCAATCGAGGGCCTGATCCGTGGCAAAAAATTTGATTGCgagatttcgcaaaaaaaaaaagaactcATTGCGAGACCCGGTTGCTGACGGCACTGCCGCCTGCCGGTGCCTTCCAACACCAGCCGCTCTCGTACGGTACGTGAACTCTGTCCTTACAGAATTGCACCAGGGTAAATATCAGGAAACCCTCTTTTTTGGAGGATTATATTCCATCTATATGTCCGTGCGTACGCGACGTGAACTCTGAACACTTTTGGCATAATATATACATAAGCGACGCGTATGTCACGAACCtgcagcaccagcccgtcgccctTCGCCCGATCTCCTACCTATTCCGATGGGAAACACCATCGGTTCTGCGTCTTCTTCGGTGAAGCAGGATGTGCCCGAGACGTGGTCGACGAGTTTTACGGAGGGCGACACCGCGGCGCACAATTTTGAGGTGACGGGCTTCTCGCTGCTAGACGGCATGGGCGCCGGCAACTTTGTCTCGTCGAGCACATTCTTCGTCGGCGGCTGCGAGTGGGACATCACGTTCTACCCCGACGGGTGGAAGGCGGGCGGTGGCGCCCACGCCTCCGCTTATCTGCGTCTATGCAATGGAGAACTAGGGTTGCAGACCAACTACACCCTGAGTTTATTGGGCAAGGATGGCCAAGTGTTTGTGCAACGGAGCATAGAACATACCTTCCAGTCCGCAGGTATTTTTTGGGGCTTCGAGCACTTTGTCCAGAAGTCCAAGCTGCCACGGCTGCTATCCGACAACGAGGACTGTGTAACGATCAGGTGTGTTTTGACTGTCATGAGGAAGCATGACACTTTGGCCATCCCGGCCCCGCCGTCGAATCTGCAAGAGGATTTTGCAAGGATGTTGAAGGACGAGGAAGGCGCGGATGTAACGTTCATCGTGGGTGACAAATCGTTCCGTGCTCATAGACACGTGCTGGCGGCACGATCACCGGCCTTCAGGGCAGAGCTTTTGGACCCGACGAAGGAGGACCCTACAAAACCCGTCAAGGTTGATGACATGGACCCCGTCATCTTCGAGGCGCTTCTTTATTTCATGTACACGGATACGCTCCCACATGGTTGTGATCTTGAGAAAAACGCGACGCTGCAACATTTGTTCGTTGTCGGAGTTCGATATGGCCTGGACAGGCTAGCGACGATGTGCGAAGGGAAACTATGCCAAAACATAAACGAGCAAACAGTGGCAGCCGCCCTAACTTTGGCAGAGTGGTATGACCGCGTCCTTCTCAAAAATGCTTGCATCGCATTTGTGTCGTCGCAGGATGTGCTCGACGccatgaaggagaccaatggattCAAGCACCTCATGACACGCTATCCGGGGGTGATGGTGGATATTTTGAAACAGAATCTGCCGTCGTCAATAGGGGTACGTGTAATTTATGGTAGAATTGTCTTTAAATAAATTTATGTTAGAACTTACTGGAACATAATCGCAGTGGGTCAATGTTTCTCATTATTTTGACCAATATTCCCACATGATGGTTTGCACTATGAATTCTACAAACATCCGTATCCATCATCTTTCGCCGAGTTTTTCAATCTGCACCACATGGTTTGGACTTTGAGATGAATCAACATACCATTTGTGCTCTGTTATTACTACTTTCTCTCTTTTGTTTGCATTTTAGAGATGTATATAACTGTTTTTATGCGCTGATACTGGCACCCAAGGGCGTGTGATCAGACCAGGCATATGCAGTGCCAGTGGGGACAATTTAATCTCATCCGAGAAATTTTAAGATGCAATTTGATCTCAACTGTCAAGATAAATTGGGATATACAAACACTACAGCAAGACTAAAAGCAAATACTTTTGACAGATTATACTCTTCTatgtgttatatatatatatatatatatcggttgGTATTAACTGGTGGTTTACCTGACTTGTTGTTCAAAACCTTGAGCGAATCAAACCTCTAATGCCTTTTCCATACCTTCTTGGACCTGGCGCCTCTCTTttctcttttccttctctttagtgGATGTGGTGGCATGTGCTTCATCCCTCCTTTTAGGGTTAATGCTATCAATGGTGAATCGATCATTCGCTATCCTTTTTTCTGGGATCTGCTCTTTTCAGTGGAAGGTTTGAGGGAAGGTAAGATTAGTGGGTCAATAACCTGCTTAGCTTTCCAAGTAAGGCAGTGAAGTTCCATATTTCTGTATCTTTCTTATCCCGGGATCTGCTGCTCTGTAAGGTTTAACAAGCCATGAGAAAATAGAGTAAAGTAACCATACGTTCTGTTTGCATAACGTGTATACGCCACGCCATACAATCGAAATAGAAACATGGGACGATTCCAGAATTTTGAATAGATCCGCTAAAATCCAAGGGAGGCTGGCCTGCACGCCATACCTATACCCATACAGTGCCAGGCAGGCGGTGGACTCATTTTTGGATTAGGGAAGGGAAGAAGGGGCCTAAGCACGGCAGATGTCGTACACTTGAGTGGCAAAGGAAAGCGAGACCGTACTTCTTTTGCCAGGCCTGTTCTTACATAAGGTTCCCGCAGAAGATCAAGTTGGTGAGCCGTGTGAAGATGATCCAGAATTGGGTCAATCACGTTTATTAGAAGTTGACAATAGAGTGGTTGTACCAGCCAAAACTCATCTACGTATGATTGTAACACCCGCTGATGTACCTCATAGTTGGGCTGTACCTTCCTCAGGTGTCAAATGTGATGCTGTACCTGGTCGTTCAAATCTTACCTCCATCTCGGTACAACGAGAAGGAGTTTACTATGGTCAGTGCAGTGAGATTCGTGGAACTAATCATGCCTTTACGCCTATCGTCGTAGAAGCAGTGACTTTGAAAGATTATGCGGATTGGGTATCCATATGAGCTATTCCCTTTGCTTTCAATCTGTCTTGTGCCACTCCAGCTTTCACTCAAGCCATTCTTTGCCTGTCGACCCTCACTCTTCCTCTTGCTTCCTTAGGAAAGAGCATAAAGAAGGCACCGAAAACAGGTGGGAAAGGAAAGGTATACTTTTCACAGCCGACAAGCGGCGCATTTAAGCCCTAAAGAACTAGCTTCCTGGAAAAAACTCACTCGATCACCGGCTTTCAGGGGATTCCCCCACTTAAGAATAAAGGGGCATAGACTACGAAAGGGCTACGTTCACTTGATGAACGGTAAAAGGTATTCTATTACATAACGAGAGCATACGAGCGGAATACGATACTATCGAGCTTTCCGAAAGTGTGAGCTGAAATTCAAGGGTAATCGCACCCTTGACTCTATCACAAGCTATTGGCATCCAAACAAAGGTGCATGTACGGTTCCTAAGGGATACAATTTTGTCCTAATCATCGAGAAAGATGAAATAAGTTGATAGCGCGATCTCGTACTAACACATACTCTCTAAATATTTCAGAACTTGCATGCGGCCTTCAAGCCACAACCGCGGTATGAGTTCTGATCTCAGACTTTGGCACGGCCGGGACTTAATAGAAGGGACATTTGGCGATAAGCTTGTGCCTGTTTGGAGAGATCATCATAAATTATTAAAGTATGCCGTTCGCGGTACATAAAATACTCAGCCAGGGCTGCTCCCGTATAAGGAGCGAGAAGCCCCAAAGCAGCTctggtgttgaagaaagatggaacCTGGAGAATGTGTTTCGACTATCGAAAACTAAATGCAGCAACTATGTTTTCCAAATACCCCATTCCTATCATAGAAGACCGGCACTTTTGGATGAGGTGTGAACTAAGATAGATTTGAGGGCTGGTTATCACCAAATAAGAATGAAAGGAAGAGGATATCTACAAAACAGCCTGAAGGACCGGCTTTTTGAATTCAAGGTGATGCCCCGGCAACCTTTCAACAACTCATGAATAGTGTTTTTAAAGAGATATGTTGGAAAGGGGTATTGGTCtttttcgatga
The window above is part of the Triticum aestivum cultivar Chinese Spring chromosome 2A, IWGSC CS RefSeq v2.1, whole genome shotgun sequence genome. Proteins encoded here:
- the LOC123190498 gene encoding BTB/POZ and MATH domain-containing protein 2-like → MGNTIGSASSSVKQDVPETWSTSFTEGDTAAHNFEVTGFSLLDGMGAGNFVSSSTFFVGGCEWDITFYPDGWKAGGGAHASAYLRLCNGELGLQTNYTLSLLGKDGQVFVQRSIEHTFQSAGIFWGFEHFVQKSKLPRLLSDNEDCVTIRCVLTVMRKHDTLAIPAPPSNLQEDFARMLKDEEGADVTFIVGDKSFRAHRHVLAARSPAFRAELLDPTKEDPTKPVKVDDMDPVIFEALLYFMYTDTLPHGCDLEKNATLQHLFVVGVRYGLDRLATMCEGKLCQNINEQTVAAALTLAEWYDRVLLKNACIAFVSSQDVLDAMKETNGFKHLMTRYPGVMVDILKQNLPSSIGVRKQVVRMQRGRTPILRNMKRRASRVRHAVLPSVCVLALALVGFCIPHPQWLLTSQPMLGFL